The following proteins are co-located in the Rhodococcus opacus B4 genome:
- a CDS encoding acyl-CoA dehydrogenase family protein: protein MQRTVFNEDHDAFRKTIRDFIAKEVAPVHHEWEDEGHPPRDFYRRLGELGVLGIQVPEEFGGGGEKSFKFAAVVGEETAAAGVTFGSYSVHTNLILPYLLEYASDEQKQRWLPGFASGDIMFAIAMTEPGTGSDLANIATSAKLSADGSHYVLSGAKTFITGGALADRILVVCRTAPSTPEDRRAGLTILVVDTTAEGFAVGRKIEKIGLKASDTAELSFTDVKVPVADRLGEEGAGFRYLTHNLAQERLSIALGGSATAAAALQHAIAYVKERTVFGKPVAAFQNTKFVLAECATEVEAIQLMADRALELHDAGELTVADAAKAKLFCTEAAGRVIDKCLQLHGGYGYILEYPIARLYADTRVSRIYGGTSEVMKTIIAKDLGL from the coding sequence GTGCAGCGTACGGTGTTCAACGAGGATCACGACGCATTCCGGAAGACGATCCGCGACTTCATCGCCAAGGAAGTCGCTCCCGTCCACCACGAGTGGGAGGACGAAGGGCATCCGCCGCGGGACTTCTACCGCCGTCTCGGTGAGCTCGGCGTGCTCGGGATCCAGGTGCCGGAGGAGTTCGGCGGCGGCGGTGAGAAGAGTTTCAAGTTCGCCGCGGTGGTCGGCGAGGAGACGGCGGCCGCCGGCGTCACGTTCGGCAGCTACTCGGTGCACACCAACCTGATTCTGCCGTACCTGCTCGAGTACGCCAGCGACGAGCAGAAGCAGCGGTGGCTCCCGGGGTTCGCGTCCGGCGACATCATGTTCGCGATCGCGATGACCGAGCCGGGCACCGGTTCGGACCTCGCGAACATCGCGACGTCGGCGAAGCTGTCGGCGGACGGGTCGCATTACGTCCTGAGCGGCGCGAAGACGTTCATCACCGGCGGCGCGCTCGCCGACCGGATCCTCGTGGTGTGCCGCACCGCGCCCAGCACCCCCGAGGACCGCCGGGCCGGTCTGACCATCCTCGTCGTCGACACGACCGCCGAGGGTTTCGCGGTGGGCCGCAAGATCGAGAAGATCGGATTGAAGGCCTCGGACACCGCCGAACTGTCCTTCACCGATGTCAAGGTGCCGGTGGCGGACCGCCTCGGCGAGGAGGGGGCCGGCTTCCGCTACCTCACCCACAACCTCGCGCAGGAACGTCTGTCCATCGCACTCGGCGGGTCGGCGACCGCGGCCGCGGCGCTGCAGCACGCGATCGCATACGTCAAGGAGCGCACGGTGTTCGGCAAGCCCGTCGCGGCGTTCCAGAACACCAAGTTCGTGCTCGCCGAATGCGCCACCGAGGTGGAGGCGATCCAGCTGATGGCCGACCGCGCACTCGAACTGCACGATGCCGGCGAGCTGACGGTCGCCGATGCCGCGAAGGCGAAGCTGTTCTGCACCGAGGCGGCGGGCCGGGTCATCGACAAGTGCTTGCAACTGCACGGCGGTTACGGCTACATCCTCGAATACCCCATCGCGCGCCTGTACGCGGACACCCGCGTGTCCCGCATCTACGGCGGGACCAGCGAGGTCATGAAGACGATCATCGCCAAGGATCTCGGCCTCTGA
- a CDS encoding trans-aconitate 2-methyltransferase translates to MWDPDKYLAFADHRGRPFYELLSRVDARSPRRVVDLGCGPGNLTVSLAQRWPDAVLEASDSSPEMVRAARDRGLDAARLDIRDWTPQPDTDVVVSNAALQWVPEHRELLRRWPAQLPSGAWIAVQVPGNFDAPSHAIVRDLAGSERWSGSLSDIPFRADDVVDDPAGYAGLLADAGCAVDAWETTYVQQLTGENPVLEWITGTALRPVKDALPEQDWERFRQELVPLLDEAYPRRPDGSTFFPFRRIFVVSRVP, encoded by the coding sequence ATCTGGGATCCGGACAAGTACCTCGCCTTCGCGGACCATCGGGGGCGCCCGTTCTACGAGTTGCTCTCGCGCGTCGACGCGCGGTCACCCCGCCGCGTGGTCGACCTCGGCTGCGGTCCGGGAAACCTGACCGTCAGCCTCGCCCAGCGGTGGCCGGACGCCGTCCTGGAGGCCTCCGACAGCTCCCCCGAGATGGTCCGGGCCGCACGTGACCGCGGCCTCGACGCCGCCCGGCTGGACATCCGCGACTGGACGCCGCAGCCCGACACCGACGTCGTCGTCTCCAACGCCGCACTGCAGTGGGTGCCCGAGCACCGGGAATTACTGCGCCGCTGGCCGGCGCAACTGCCGTCGGGGGCGTGGATCGCGGTGCAGGTCCCCGGCAACTTCGACGCGCCCTCGCACGCGATCGTCCGGGACCTCGCCGGGAGTGAGCGCTGGTCCGGGTCGCTCTCGGACATACCGTTCCGGGCGGACGACGTCGTCGACGATCCCGCCGGGTACGCGGGCCTGCTCGCGGACGCCGGATGCGCCGTCGACGCCTGGGAGACCACGTACGTCCAGCAGCTGACCGGCGAGAACCCGGTGCTGGAGTGGATCACCGGGACGGCGCTCCGCCCGGTCAAGGACGCCCTGCCGGAGCAGGACTGGGAACGCTTCCGGCAGGAACTCGTCCCGCTCCTCGACGAGGCGTATCCCCGGCGACCGGACGGGAGCACGTTCTTCCCGTTCCGGCGCATCTTCGTCGTCTCCCGGGTGCCGTAG
- a CDS encoding CaiB/BaiF CoA transferase family protein, which produces MSSASLDGLLIADFGRVLAGPYATMLLADLGAEVVKIERAGVGDDTRQWGPPWVGDESTYFQSVNRNKRSFAWDLRDPADLEQARELAARADVVVENFLPGTMDRLGLGYDAVREINPDVVYCSVTGFGGQNDLPGYDLLIQAVGGLMSITGPAPGVPTKVGVAVVDVITGLHAAVGILAALRHRDRSGEGQRVEVNLLSSLLSALANQTSGYVGAGVVPQAMGNRHPSIAPYEVFETGDRPLVLAVGNNRQFASLVQVLGVPDLADDERYATNTQRVAHREQLVRDITDALSADSADAWFDKLTAQGVPCGPLNDIADAVALAERLGLTPVVEIDDPRRDRPVRQVANPIRLSATPASYRSAPPRLGEDTPAVSAC; this is translated from the coding sequence GTGAGCAGTGCATCCCTGGACGGCCTGCTGATCGCCGATTTCGGACGGGTGCTCGCCGGGCCGTATGCCACGATGCTGCTCGCCGATCTCGGCGCGGAGGTCGTGAAGATCGAACGCGCCGGCGTCGGCGACGACACGAGGCAGTGGGGGCCGCCGTGGGTGGGCGACGAGTCCACCTACTTCCAGTCCGTCAACCGCAACAAGCGGTCCTTCGCCTGGGACCTGCGCGACCCCGCCGACCTGGAACAGGCGCGGGAACTCGCCGCCCGGGCGGACGTGGTGGTGGAGAACTTCCTGCCCGGCACGATGGACCGGCTCGGGCTCGGCTACGACGCCGTGCGGGAGATCAATCCCGACGTCGTCTACTGCTCCGTGACGGGGTTCGGCGGCCAGAACGACCTGCCCGGTTACGACCTCCTGATCCAGGCTGTCGGCGGGTTGATGAGCATCACCGGACCCGCACCCGGTGTTCCGACGAAGGTCGGGGTGGCCGTCGTCGACGTCATCACCGGACTGCACGCCGCGGTCGGGATCCTGGCGGCCCTCCGCCACCGGGACCGGAGCGGGGAGGGGCAGCGGGTCGAGGTGAACCTGCTGTCGTCGCTGCTGTCCGCTCTCGCGAACCAGACGTCGGGGTATGTGGGCGCCGGTGTCGTCCCGCAGGCGATGGGCAACCGGCACCCCAGCATCGCTCCGTACGAAGTGTTCGAGACGGGCGATCGTCCGCTGGTGCTGGCGGTCGGCAACAACCGTCAGTTCGCTTCTCTCGTCCAGGTTCTCGGTGTTCCGGACCTCGCCGACGACGAGCGGTACGCGACCAACACGCAACGGGTGGCGCACCGCGAGCAACTGGTCCGGGACATCACCGACGCGCTGTCCGCGGACTCCGCGGACGCGTGGTTCGACAAGCTGACCGCGCAAGGTGTCCCGTGCGGGCCACTCAACGACATCGCCGACGCGGTGGCGCTGGCGGAGCGGCTCGGGCTGACTCCGGTGGTCGAGATCGACGACCCGCGCCGGGACCGGCCGGTGCGTCAGGTGGCGAACCCGATCCGGCTCAGCGCCACCCCGGCGAGCTATCGCAGCGCCCCGCCGCGGCTCGGCGAGGACACCCCAGCCGTGAGTGCTTGTTAA
- a CDS encoding sensor histidine kinase: MRRRVLAVLLVFAAVAVVAFAVPLALATSAGRTQALRLSREADATHFAGLAGQTQAPGSATLLREEVARYHELYGEGVLIVDARGNVRAAAGLTPDDSDVAAAVTAGLRNQKQGISGSLSPWSADRVLSAVPVGTGAQVDGAVVLDVSTRAARESIRTSWLVIAAGALGALAAVTAVAIALSRWTVRPLGALTARVGALTEAVPSPRPRTGRNSGRPSGRYSGPPEVQELAKAFDTMSGAVQASGQAQRQLIADTAHQLRNPLAALHIRLDSLGPHVAEAGAETYRRTGMEVDRLGGILDGLLALAVAESPDTDSGDGTAHVGCDVGAVLADRADAWTEAFGESAMGIVLGPPAEPLVADFRDSHLSQVLDVLLSNAHAYAGRGATVRIDTGKSAAGIEIRVSDDGVGVNEDEIGKLSSRFFRGSGAAQQGTGLGLSIATALVEGGGGSLAVAAERPHGLRVTLTLPAVAP; the protein is encoded by the coding sequence GTGCGCCGCCGGGTGCTCGCCGTTCTGCTGGTGTTCGCGGCCGTCGCGGTGGTGGCGTTCGCGGTCCCGCTGGCGCTGGCCACCAGCGCCGGGCGAACCCAGGCACTGCGACTGAGCAGGGAGGCGGACGCGACGCATTTCGCCGGACTCGCCGGGCAGACCCAGGCACCCGGAAGCGCCACGTTGCTGCGTGAGGAGGTGGCCCGCTACCACGAGTTGTACGGCGAGGGCGTCCTCATCGTCGACGCCAGGGGCAACGTCCGCGCGGCGGCGGGACTGACGCCGGACGACTCCGACGTCGCCGCGGCCGTCACGGCGGGACTGCGCAACCAGAAGCAGGGGATCAGCGGTTCGCTGAGTCCGTGGTCGGCGGACCGGGTGCTGTCGGCCGTGCCCGTCGGCACCGGCGCGCAGGTGGACGGCGCCGTCGTCCTGGACGTGTCCACCCGCGCCGCGCGCGAGTCGATCCGGACGTCGTGGCTGGTGATCGCCGCGGGGGCACTCGGCGCGCTGGCGGCGGTCACGGCCGTCGCGATCGCGCTGTCCCGGTGGACCGTTCGTCCGCTCGGCGCGCTCACCGCCAGGGTCGGCGCCCTCACCGAGGCGGTCCCGTCCCCGCGCCCGCGGACGGGACGCAACTCCGGGCGGCCCTCCGGCCGGTACAGCGGACCGCCGGAGGTGCAGGAACTCGCGAAGGCGTTCGACACCATGTCGGGCGCCGTCCAGGCGTCGGGCCAGGCACAGCGTCAGTTGATCGCTGACACCGCCCATCAATTACGGAACCCTCTCGCGGCCCTGCATATCCGGCTCGATTCCCTCGGACCGCACGTCGCCGAGGCCGGCGCCGAAACCTACCGCCGGACAGGCATGGAGGTCGATCGGCTCGGTGGAATCCTCGACGGCCTGCTGGCGCTCGCCGTCGCCGAATCGCCCGACACCGACTCCGGCGACGGGACCGCGCACGTCGGGTGCGACGTCGGCGCCGTCCTGGCTGACCGGGCCGATGCCTGGACGGAAGCTTTCGGGGAGTCGGCAATGGGGATCGTGCTCGGACCCCCGGCGGAGCCGCTGGTCGCCGACTTCCGGGACAGTCACCTCTCCCAGGTCCTGGACGTCCTGCTGAGCAACGCGCACGCGTACGCCGGCCGAGGGGCGACGGTCCGGATCGACACCGGAAAGTCGGCGGCGGGAATCGAGATCCGGGTGAGCGACGACGGGGTCGGGGTGAACGAGGACGAGATCGGCAAACTGTCTTCGCGGTTCTTCCGCGGGTCCGGGGCGGCGCAGCAAGGCACCGGGCTGGGGCTGTCCATCGCGACCGCACTGGTCGAGGGCGGCGGTGGGTCGCTCGCGGTCGCCGCGGAGCGGCCACACGGGCTCCGGGTGACGCTGACACTTCCGGCGGTGGCGCCGTGA
- a CDS encoding LacI family DNA-binding transcriptional regulator translates to MNLPDRPTRTSGRPPTLREIAERAGVHVSTASRVLRQPEPADGWSEAALRVREVAVELGYQPNLWAASLRTRKTTTLGVVMPRLTDGVVATMFQGIEETATQAGYSVLLSSPPDDLDAQRRAIEFLVSRQVDGLLLSSLHSPGREFVDSLSVGALPMLQLNRHADVGLPFVSGDDHRGGYLAGRHLLDRGFTEIAVIAGPDHASTSRDRLAGFRDALAENGIDLRPDRVVRSDFDVSGGVAAATVLLESDSRPEAIFTVSDTIAIGVLGVARDLRLRIPEDLALVGYNDIPVVAQLPVPLTTVRSPARLIGATGVRHLLSLIAGNDVESVKLPVELVERASTGR, encoded by the coding sequence GTGAACCTGCCGGACCGCCCGACCCGCACCTCCGGGCGTCCGCCGACCCTCCGCGAGATCGCCGAACGCGCCGGTGTCCACGTGTCGACGGCGTCCCGGGTGCTCCGGCAACCCGAACCCGCCGACGGCTGGTCCGAGGCCGCACTGCGGGTGCGCGAGGTGGCGGTGGAACTCGGCTACCAGCCCAACCTGTGGGCCGCGAGCCTGCGGACCCGCAAGACCACCACCCTCGGCGTCGTCATGCCGCGACTCACCGACGGAGTGGTCGCGACCATGTTCCAGGGCATCGAGGAGACGGCCACGCAGGCCGGCTACTCGGTGCTGCTGTCGAGCCCACCCGACGACCTCGACGCCCAGCGCCGCGCCATCGAGTTCCTCGTCAGCAGGCAAGTGGACGGCCTCCTGCTCAGCAGCCTGCACAGCCCCGGCCGCGAATTCGTCGACTCGCTGTCGGTGGGCGCGCTGCCGATGCTGCAACTCAACCGGCACGCCGACGTCGGTCTGCCGTTCGTCTCCGGCGACGACCACCGGGGCGGCTACCTCGCCGGACGCCATCTCCTCGACCGCGGGTTCACCGAGATCGCCGTCATCGCCGGCCCCGACCATGCGAGCACCTCCCGGGACCGGCTCGCCGGATTCCGGGACGCGCTGGCCGAGAACGGCATCGATCTGCGGCCCGATCGCGTCGTCCGCTCCGACTTCGACGTGTCCGGCGGCGTCGCCGCGGCCACCGTGCTCCTGGAATCGGATTCGCGCCCCGAGGCGATCTTCACCGTCAGCGACACCATCGCGATCGGCGTCCTCGGCGTCGCCCGGGACCTCCGGCTTCGGATCCCCGAAGACCTCGCACTGGTCGGGTACAACGACATTCCCGTGGTCGCCCAGCTGCCGGTGCCGCTGACCACGGTCCGGTCACCCGCCCGCCTGATCGGCGCGACGGGTGTGCGTCATCTCCTGTCGCTCATCGCGGGCAACGACGTCGAATCGGTGAAGCTCCCGGTCGAACTGGTGGAGCGGGCGTCGACCGGGAGGTAG
- a CDS encoding response regulator transcription factor — protein sequence MQIAVVEDDDGVGDALVEALGTHGHEAVRMRRGSDLLLGHRGMDAVILDLGLPDADGLQVLRQLRAVSDVPVVILTARDDERSVVRGLRGGADDYLVKPARLAELLARLDVVTQRRRATGPSAEQTVTEGDVVVDLAAREVEVGGAPVTLTAKEFELLEVLVTRPGAAVSRQQLMDAVWGDAYVAISRTLDVHMTGLRAKLGRPGLISTIRGYGYRWGT from the coding sequence GTGCAGATCGCGGTGGTCGAGGACGACGACGGAGTCGGCGACGCACTCGTGGAGGCGCTGGGAACCCACGGCCACGAGGCGGTGCGCATGCGCCGCGGCTCCGATCTCCTTCTCGGCCATCGCGGTATGGACGCGGTGATCCTCGACCTCGGTCTCCCCGACGCGGACGGCCTGCAGGTGCTCCGGCAGCTGCGGGCCGTCAGCGACGTTCCGGTGGTGATCCTCACCGCCCGCGACGACGAACGGTCGGTGGTGCGGGGACTGCGCGGTGGCGCGGACGACTACCTCGTCAAACCGGCGCGGCTCGCGGAACTGCTGGCCCGGCTCGACGTCGTGACCCAGCGCAGGCGCGCGACCGGACCCTCGGCTGAGCAGACGGTCACCGAGGGTGACGTGGTGGTCGATCTGGCGGCGCGCGAGGTGGAGGTCGGTGGGGCGCCGGTTACGTTGACGGCCAAGGAGTTCGAGCTTCTCGAGGTGCTCGTCACCCGTCCCGGCGCCGCCGTGAGCCGTCAGCAGTTGATGGACGCCGTGTGGGGCGACGCGTACGTGGCCATCTCCCGCACCCTCGACGTGCACATGACGGGGCTGCGCGCGAAACTGGGCCGCCCCGGGCTCATCTCGACCATCCGCGGGTATGGCTACCGCTGGGGTACGTGA
- a CDS encoding TAXI family TRAP transporter solute-binding subunit — MITRRAFLRGLVAAGATAAAGSVLAACSDSGADPLRLAAGEEGGFFWEFAQLTAAAADRAGVPVGIVPVRTAGSMENLAALASGDAELALSLADAAVSAMEAGAAFTALGKVYENYMQLAVRADSGIMDTAQLRGARISLGATGSGAELTGERILDVLGLAGPGDVTRLHLSMTDAGEALRDGTVDAVLWAGGVPTPSFADLGIPLRLLDLSAELELLRERFGPRYEPVLIPPGTYGQQTPVATIGLANLLLADPAVSDSAAGAIVEVLIDHAAELVPDQATGSQFLDRQSLIVTAGVPLHPGAAAAYRRHHG; from the coding sequence GTGATCACCCGGCGTGCATTTCTCCGTGGCCTCGTCGCCGCGGGCGCGACCGCGGCGGCCGGTTCGGTGCTCGCCGCGTGCTCGGACAGCGGTGCCGATCCGCTGCGACTCGCCGCGGGTGAGGAGGGCGGATTCTTCTGGGAGTTCGCTCAGCTGACGGCCGCGGCCGCGGACCGTGCCGGAGTGCCGGTGGGCATCGTCCCGGTCCGGACCGCCGGGTCGATGGAGAATCTGGCGGCGCTGGCGTCCGGGGACGCGGAACTGGCCCTGAGCCTCGCCGATGCCGCCGTGTCGGCCATGGAGGCCGGCGCCGCGTTCACCGCCCTCGGCAAGGTGTACGAGAACTACATGCAGCTCGCGGTGCGCGCCGACTCCGGAATCATGGACACCGCGCAGCTGCGGGGCGCGCGAATCAGTCTGGGCGCCACAGGCTCCGGCGCGGAACTGACGGGCGAGCGCATCCTGGACGTGCTGGGCCTGGCGGGTCCGGGCGACGTGACGCGGCTACACCTGTCGATGACCGACGCGGGGGAGGCCCTGCGGGACGGCACCGTCGACGCGGTTCTGTGGGCGGGCGGTGTGCCGACGCCGTCGTTCGCCGATCTCGGAATCCCGCTGCGGCTACTCGACCTGTCCGCCGAACTGGAACTGCTGCGGGAGCGGTTCGGCCCGCGCTACGAGCCGGTGCTGATTCCGCCCGGCACCTACGGACAGCAGACGCCGGTCGCGACGATCGGTCTCGCGAACCTGCTTCTCGCCGATCCGGCCGTGTCCGACAGCGCCGCGGGCGCGATCGTCGAGGTGCTGATCGACCACGCGGCGGAGCTGGTGCCGGATCAGGCGACCGGCAGCCAGTTCCTGGACCGGCAGTCGTTGATCGTCACGGCCGGCGTTCCGCTGCACCCCGGAGCGGCCGCGGCGTACCGCAGGCATCACGGCTGA
- a CDS encoding acyl-CoA dehydrogenase family protein — protein MSDSQTLSQLFALDSLLDTEEIAIRDTVRRFADEKIRPHIGEWFEAAALPVRELAEGLGELGVLGMHLEGYGCAGMSATAYGLACLELEAVDSGIRSLVSVQGSLAMYAIHHYGSEDQKQEWLPRMAAGKAIGCFGLTEPDFGSNPAGMRTNAKRDGDDWILNGTKMWITNGSVADVAVVWARTDDGIRGFVVPTDTPGFSAPEIKHKMSLRASVTSELVLEDVRLPESAMLPEAKGLSGPLGCLNEARFGIIFGAMGAARDCLESAISYAQDRQVFDKSLAAYQITQVKIADMALEVGKGHLLAYHLGRLKDRGEARSEQVSTGKLNNVREAIAIARECRTILGANGITLEYPVIRHANNLESVLTYEGTSEVHQLVIGKALTGEAAFR, from the coding sequence ATGTCCGACTCGCAGACCCTGTCCCAGCTGTTCGCCCTCGACTCGTTGCTCGACACCGAGGAGATCGCGATCCGCGACACCGTGCGCCGCTTCGCGGACGAGAAGATCCGGCCCCACATCGGCGAATGGTTCGAGGCGGCGGCGCTGCCCGTGCGCGAGCTGGCGGAAGGTCTGGGCGAACTCGGCGTGCTCGGCATGCACCTCGAGGGATACGGCTGCGCCGGCATGAGCGCCACCGCGTACGGCCTGGCCTGCCTGGAACTCGAGGCCGTCGACTCCGGAATCCGCAGCCTCGTGTCCGTGCAGGGTTCCCTCGCCATGTACGCGATCCACCACTACGGCAGCGAGGACCAGAAGCAGGAATGGCTGCCCCGCATGGCCGCGGGCAAGGCGATCGGCTGCTTCGGTCTCACCGAGCCCGACTTCGGCTCCAACCCCGCCGGCATGCGCACCAACGCCAAGCGGGACGGTGACGACTGGATCCTCAACGGCACCAAGATGTGGATCACCAACGGTTCCGTCGCCGACGTCGCGGTCGTGTGGGCACGCACCGACGACGGCATCCGCGGATTCGTCGTCCCCACCGACACCCCCGGTTTCTCGGCACCCGAGATCAAGCACAAGATGTCGCTGCGGGCGTCCGTCACCTCCGAACTCGTGCTCGAGGACGTCCGACTGCCCGAATCCGCGATGCTGCCGGAGGCCAAGGGGCTGTCCGGACCGCTGGGCTGCCTCAACGAGGCCCGGTTCGGCATCATCTTCGGCGCGATGGGCGCCGCCCGCGACTGCCTCGAGTCCGCCATCTCCTACGCGCAGGACCGTCAGGTGTTCGACAAGTCGCTCGCCGCGTACCAGATCACCCAGGTCAAGATCGCCGACATGGCGCTCGAGGTCGGCAAGGGTCACCTGCTCGCGTACCACCTCGGACGGCTCAAGGACCGCGGCGAGGCACGCTCCGAGCAGGTCAGCACGGGCAAGCTGAACAACGTCCGGGAGGCCATCGCGATCGCCCGCGAATGCCGCACCATTCTCGGCGCCAACGGAATCACGCTGGAATACCCCGTGATCCGGCACGCCAACAACCTCGAGTCGGTGCTCACCTACGAGGGCACGTCCGAGGTGCACCAGCTGGTGATCGGCAAGGCACTGACGGGCGAGGCAGCGTTCCGGTGA
- a CDS encoding MFS transporter translates to MSTTSTGERRVIGNVLKGSVGNLIEWYDWYVYAAFSVYFAKEFFPEGDTTAQLLSTAAVFAVGFLMRPIGGWIMGRYADRRGRRSALTLSVTVMAAGSLVIAVTPSYASIGLAAPVLLVIARMLQGLSVGGEYATSATYLAEVASPGRRGFYSSFQYVTLVAGQLIALGVQIVLQLTLPAEAMQSWGWRIPFVIGAAGAVAVMWLRRTMDESEAFTDEVEAKRDAGTSGPKEGSLRMLLQYPRECLLVCALTLGGCVAFYTYTTYMQKYMINTSGISKDTVAWINFAALLVFIVLQPIGGALSDRIGRRKLLIFFGVGGTILTVPLMTVLGKTTNPLVAFALMMLGLIVVTGYTSVNAIVKTELFPTKVRALGVGLPYALTLAIFGGTVETVALALKRAGHESLFFYYVTGCIAISLVVYFFMRETSDGSPLDRTTSREDTPDDDAELVDSRS, encoded by the coding sequence GTGAGCACCACATCGACGGGTGAACGCCGAGTCATCGGCAATGTGTTGAAGGGTTCGGTCGGTAACCTGATCGAATGGTACGACTGGTACGTCTACGCGGCGTTCAGCGTGTATTTCGCGAAGGAGTTCTTCCCCGAGGGCGACACGACCGCGCAGTTGCTGTCCACGGCAGCTGTTTTCGCGGTCGGCTTCCTCATGCGGCCGATCGGCGGCTGGATCATGGGCCGGTACGCCGACCGCCGCGGCCGTCGCTCGGCGCTCACCCTGTCGGTGACCGTGATGGCGGCGGGTTCGCTCGTCATCGCCGTCACGCCGTCCTACGCGAGCATCGGGCTCGCGGCTCCGGTGCTCCTGGTGATCGCCCGGATGCTGCAGGGACTGTCGGTCGGCGGCGAGTACGCCACCAGCGCCACCTACCTGGCCGAGGTCGCGTCGCCGGGGCGGCGCGGGTTCTACTCGAGCTTCCAGTACGTCACGCTCGTCGCCGGTCAGCTGATCGCGCTGGGTGTGCAGATCGTCCTGCAGCTGACATTGCCTGCGGAGGCCATGCAGTCGTGGGGCTGGCGGATCCCGTTCGTCATCGGCGCCGCCGGTGCCGTCGCGGTGATGTGGCTCCGTCGCACGATGGACGAGTCGGAGGCGTTCACCGACGAGGTGGAGGCGAAGCGTGACGCAGGCACGTCGGGGCCGAAGGAGGGTTCGCTGCGGATGCTGCTGCAGTACCCGCGCGAGTGCCTGCTGGTGTGCGCGCTGACGCTGGGTGGGTGCGTGGCGTTCTACACGTACACCACGTACATGCAGAAGTACATGATCAACACCTCCGGCATCTCCAAGGACACGGTGGCGTGGATCAACTTCGCGGCCCTGCTGGTGTTCATCGTGCTGCAGCCGATCGGCGGCGCACTGTCCGACCGCATCGGGCGCCGGAAGCTGCTCATCTTCTTCGGTGTGGGCGGAACCATCCTGACCGTGCCGCTGATGACGGTGCTCGGGAAGACGACGAACCCCCTGGTCGCGTTCGCGCTGATGATGCTGGGACTGATCGTCGTCACCGGGTACACGTCGGTGAATGCGATCGTGAAGACCGAGTTGTTCCCGACGAAGGTCCGCGCGCTCGGCGTCGGGTTGCCGTACGCCCTCACGCTGGCGATCTTCGGCGGAACCGTCGAGACCGTCGCCCTCGCCCTGAAGCGGGCCGGCCACGAATCGCTATTCTTCTACTACGTGACCGGGTGTATCGCCATCTCGCTCGTCGTCTACTTCTTCATGCGTGAGACTTCGGACGGTTCGCCCCTCGACCGGACGACCAGCCGGGAGGACACCCCGGACGACGACGCCGAGCTGGTCGACTCGCGGAGCTGA